A window of Thermosynechococcus sp. NK55a contains these coding sequences:
- the trpE gene encoding anthranilate synthase component I, with the protein MYPDFQTFCQLAEQGNFIPIYQEWVADMDTPVSAWYRVCRDRPYNFLLESVEGGEQLARYSLLSCDPLWVLETRGNQTTQTHRDGSLTRFTGNPFTILANCLAPYQPVKLPQLPGGIGGLFGFWGYELIQWIEPRVPIHPATERDLPDGVWMQVDQILIFDQVKRKIWAVVYADTRETDLKTAYTHASDRLEQLLRKLQTRIPPEATQLHWQPSRQTPSYTSNITPETFRTNVKRAKDYIRAGDIFQVVLSQRLSATYSGDPFALYRSLRLINPSPYMAYFQFGTWQIIGSSPEVMVKAEHHPENAGSLLATVRPIAGTRQRGHTYTEDQQLAAELLADTKEVAEHVMLVDLGRNDLGRVCRQGSVSVEAFMVIERYSHVMHIVSNVVGELLPDRTAWDLLQACFPAGTVSGAPKIRAMEIIYELEGCRRGPYSGAYGYYDFEGQLNTAIAIRTMVVQPLTDHQHLIHVQAGAGIVADSDPQREYEETLNKARGLLEAISALTTKL; encoded by the coding sequence ATGTACCCCGATTTTCAGACTTTTTGTCAACTTGCCGAGCAGGGTAACTTCATCCCCATCTATCAGGAGTGGGTGGCGGATATGGATACACCTGTGTCGGCTTGGTATCGGGTCTGTCGCGATCGCCCCTACAACTTTTTGCTGGAGTCCGTCGAGGGAGGCGAACAACTGGCCCGCTACAGTCTCCTTAGTTGTGATCCACTGTGGGTACTGGAAACCCGCGGCAACCAAACCACCCAAACCCATCGCGATGGGTCACTCACCAGGTTTACGGGCAATCCTTTCACCATTTTGGCCAATTGCCTTGCACCCTATCAGCCTGTGAAGTTACCGCAACTGCCCGGGGGCATTGGTGGTCTTTTTGGTTTTTGGGGCTATGAACTGATTCAGTGGATTGAGCCACGGGTTCCCATTCATCCTGCCACAGAAAGGGATTTGCCTGATGGGGTGTGGATGCAGGTGGATCAAATCCTGATTTTTGATCAGGTGAAGCGAAAAATCTGGGCAGTGGTCTATGCCGATACCCGTGAGACGGACTTGAAAACGGCCTATACTCACGCAAGCGATCGCCTAGAGCAGCTTTTGCGCAAACTGCAAACCCGTATTCCCCCTGAGGCCACTCAACTCCATTGGCAACCCAGTCGCCAGACCCCCAGTTACACTAGTAACATTACCCCGGAAACCTTCCGTACCAATGTGAAGCGCGCTAAGGACTACATTCGTGCGGGGGATATTTTCCAAGTCGTTCTCTCCCAACGCCTCAGTGCCACCTACAGCGGCGATCCCTTTGCCCTCTATCGCTCCTTGCGCCTGATTAACCCTTCCCCCTACATGGCCTACTTTCAATTTGGCACATGGCAGATCATTGGCTCTAGTCCAGAAGTGATGGTTAAAGCCGAGCACCATCCTGAAAACGCTGGGTCTCTCCTTGCTACTGTGCGTCCTATTGCTGGCACTCGCCAGCGGGGGCACACCTACACCGAAGATCAGCAGCTTGCCGCAGAACTCCTTGCCGATACCAAAGAAGTGGCCGAACACGTCATGCTGGTTGATTTGGGGCGCAATGATTTGGGGCGCGTGTGTCGTCAGGGGAGTGTCAGCGTTGAAGCGTTTATGGTGATTGAGCGCTATTCCCATGTTATGCACATTGTCAGTAATGTGGTGGGTGAACTATTGCCTGATAGAACGGCATGGGACTTACTTCAAGCCTGTTTCCCCGCTGGTACAGTCAGTGGTGCCCCCAAAATTCGTGCTATGGAAATTATCTATGAATTGGAGGGTTGCCGCCGTGGCCCCTACTCCGGTGCCTATGGTTACTATGACTTTGAAGGTCAACTCAATACAGCGATCGCCATTCGCACAATGGTGGTGCAACCCCTGACGGACCATCAACATCTGATTCATGTGCAAGCGGGTGCTGGTATTGTTGCCGACTCCGATCCGCAGCGGGAATACGAAGAAACCCTCAACAAAGCACGGGGCCTGTTAGAAGCGATTTCTGCCCTGACAACAAAACTTTAA
- a CDS encoding aldose epimerase has product MPYTLHAERTRVEVIPERGGLISRWQWQGHELLYLDRERFANPQLSVRGGIPLLFPICGNLPEDTFHYSGQAYHLKQHGFARDLPWQVLDQQEHVLKLRLQDTPATRQVYPFPFHLTLTYTLAANALAIALEVANPGDTPLPFSFGLHPYFAVADKHQLQFDLPIHAMVDQKNQQPLTFSGMFDWSAAELDLACRPLTGQVARVCDLQQHYCLTLRYDRVFTTLVFWTVQGKPYYCLEPWTAPRNALNTGVDLLHVPPQKHLTLGVEIAVASL; this is encoded by the coding sequence ATGCCCTATACTCTTCATGCCGAACGTACTCGCGTTGAGGTGATCCCAGAGCGCGGTGGCCTCATTAGTCGCTGGCAGTGGCAGGGTCATGAGCTGCTGTACTTAGATCGGGAGCGCTTTGCCAACCCTCAGTTAAGCGTGCGCGGTGGTATTCCCCTCCTTTTTCCGATTTGTGGCAATTTGCCCGAGGATACATTTCACTACAGTGGCCAAGCCTATCACCTCAAACAGCACGGCTTTGCCCGGGACTTGCCATGGCAGGTGCTGGATCAGCAGGAACATGTCTTGAAACTGCGATTGCAAGATACTCCAGCCACGCGCCAAGTCTATCCCTTTCCCTTTCATCTGACCTTAACCTATACCCTTGCTGCTAATGCCTTGGCGATCGCCCTTGAGGTGGCTAACCCCGGTGACACCCCCTTGCCCTTTAGCTTTGGTTTGCATCCCTACTTTGCTGTTGCTGACAAGCACCAATTGCAGTTTGACTTGCCGATCCATGCCATGGTGGATCAAAAAAACCAGCAACCCCTCACCTTTAGCGGCATGTTTGACTGGAGTGCAGCAGAACTCGATTTGGCCTGTCGCCCGCTCACGGGTCAAGTAGCTCGCGTCTGTGACCTGCAACAACACTACTGCCTGACGCTCCGCTACGATAGAGTGTTCACAACCCTCGTCTTTTGGACGGTTCAGGGCAAACCCTACTACTGTCTAGAACCTTGGACCGCCCCCCGCAATGCATTGAATACGGGGGTGGATCTACTGCACGTGCCACCCCAGAAGCACCTGACCCTTGGCGTCGAGATTGCTGTTGCTTCCCTTTAG
- a CDS encoding LapA family protein gives MRQLNFLMIFVIGLGLVLFSIQNTDPVSIKFFEGKVIQAPLCVELIVAMGVGALFAWVFNVWVQLQRTFTIRVEMEARDEQIAHLEQDVERYKAALEEQQRLLPSVSSASTEK, from the coding sequence ATGCGACAACTTAACTTCTTGATGATATTTGTCATTGGTTTGGGCTTAGTTCTCTTTAGTATCCAAAATACCGATCCAGTTAGTATTAAGTTTTTTGAAGGAAAGGTCATTCAAGCGCCACTGTGCGTTGAACTGATTGTCGCTATGGGGGTGGGTGCCCTCTTTGCCTGGGTCTTTAACGTTTGGGTACAGCTACAGCGCACCTTTACGATTCGGGTGGAAATGGAAGCCCGCGATGAACAAATTGCCCACCTTGAGCAGGATGTGGAGCGCTATAAAGCTGCCCTTGAGGAGCAACAACGCCTTTTGCCCAGTGTCAGCAGTGCCTCGACGGAAAAGTAG
- the def gene encoding peptide deformylase, translating to MAVSLAVEKKKLKNPPLQLHYLGDRVLRQPAKRVSKVDDSIRDIVRKMLQTMYSADGIGLAAPQVGINKQILVIDIHPDDPKAEPLVMINPVIRDFSEELEVCQEGCLSIPGVYLEVRRPAMVAVSYKDEWGRPQEIMAAGLLARAIQHEIDHLTGVMFVDRVENQALLRHALTEHGFTASAVRPIAA from the coding sequence ATGGCTGTATCTCTGGCTGTTGAAAAGAAAAAGTTAAAAAATCCGCCCCTACAGCTGCACTATTTGGGCGATCGCGTGCTGCGTCAACCCGCCAAACGGGTCAGCAAAGTAGATGACAGTATCCGCGATATTGTGCGGAAAATGCTCCAAACCATGTACAGTGCCGATGGCATTGGCTTGGCGGCACCGCAGGTGGGCATCAATAAGCAAATTCTCGTCATCGATATTCATCCCGATGACCCTAAAGCGGAGCCGTTGGTGATGATTAACCCGGTCATTAGGGACTTCAGTGAAGAACTGGAGGTTTGCCAAGAGGGCTGCCTAAGTATTCCTGGGGTGTACCTAGAGGTGCGTCGTCCGGCTATGGTGGCGGTGTCCTACAAAGATGAGTGGGGTCGTCCCCAAGAAATCATGGCGGCTGGGTTGCTTGCCCGTGCGATCCAGCATGAAATTGATCATCTAACGGGGGTAATGTTTGTCGATCGCGTGGAAAACCAAGCGTTGCTGCGTCATGCACTCACGGAGCATGGGTTTACCGCCAGTGCTGTGCGTCCCATTGCTGCTTAA
- the gcvH gene encoding glycine cleavage system protein GcvH, with protein MTLTYPEDLQYLDSHEYLRLEGDTATIGVSAFAVDQLGDIVFVELPAVGDTLEPGERFGTIESVKAVEDLYAPLGGTVIAVNQAVIDNPEQIAADPYGEGWLVKVQVSTPPTGLLSAADYRALVEGA; from the coding sequence ATGACACTCACCTACCCTGAGGACCTGCAATACCTCGACAGCCACGAGTACCTGCGCCTTGAGGGCGACACGGCTACCATCGGCGTTAGTGCCTTTGCTGTGGATCAACTGGGGGATATTGTCTTTGTCGAGTTGCCTGCCGTTGGCGATACCCTAGAACCCGGCGAGCGCTTTGGCACGATTGAATCGGTCAAGGCCGTTGAGGATCTCTATGCGCCCCTTGGGGGAACCGTCATCGCCGTCAATCAAGCCGTCATTGACAACCCCGAGCAAATTGCTGCAGATCCCTATGGTGAGGGGTGGTTGGTGAAGGTGCAAGTCAGTACCCCCCCTACCGGACTCCTCTCAGCGGCGGATTATCGTGCCCTAGTGGAAGGAGCTTAG
- a CDS encoding branched-chain amino acid ABC transporter permease → MVTNALQVLVDGLATGSVYAIFALGYTLVFSILGIINFAHGAVFAIGAYLTYALLGGRFGFNGLLANGQLPIALPFAPALALSALGCGLLGVGIDWVVFRPLRQQRTDTLLTVVASLGAAVFLTNLIQYLVGAEVYTYPDQLWGGLPLTLRWGDITLRTSQFIIFAVAVVLMIALTYWVKGTRMGKGLQAVAENPTAATLLGIDGDRIIQVTFFVSSALAAVAGTLIALSVGITGPQFGVIFGLKGLAVIVVGGLGSLPGTMLAGFLLGLVEAIVPAAASGFRDAAAFAILFLVLLVRPQGLLGQPPVEKV, encoded by the coding sequence GTGGTAACCAACGCCTTGCAAGTCCTTGTAGATGGACTGGCCACAGGGAGTGTTTATGCCATCTTTGCCCTCGGCTATACCCTTGTCTTCTCGATTTTGGGCATTATCAACTTTGCTCACGGCGCTGTTTTTGCCATTGGTGCTTATCTCACCTATGCTCTCTTGGGAGGACGCTTTGGCTTTAATGGCCTGTTGGCCAATGGGCAGCTTCCCATTGCCTTACCCTTTGCCCCGGCCTTAGCTTTGAGTGCCCTTGGCTGTGGGCTGTTGGGGGTTGGCATTGATTGGGTTGTCTTTCGACCGTTGCGGCAGCAGCGCACCGATACCCTCTTGACGGTGGTGGCCAGTCTTGGAGCTGCCGTTTTCCTCACCAACCTGATCCAGTATTTAGTGGGTGCCGAAGTCTATACCTACCCCGATCAACTCTGGGGTGGATTGCCCCTTACCCTGCGATGGGGGGACATTACCCTGCGCACTAGCCAATTTATTATCTTTGCCGTGGCTGTGGTTTTGATGATTGCCCTGACCTATTGGGTGAAAGGGACGCGCATGGGGAAAGGATTGCAAGCCGTGGCTGAAAATCCGACTGCCGCCACATTGCTGGGCATTGATGGTGATCGCATTATTCAAGTGACATTTTTTGTTAGCAGTGCTTTGGCTGCTGTTGCTGGCACCCTCATTGCCTTGAGTGTTGGGATTACAGGGCCACAGTTTGGGGTGATCTTTGGTCTCAAGGGGTTAGCGGTGATTGTTGTGGGGGGCCTCGGGAGCTTACCGGGAACAATGTTGGCCGGTTTTTTGCTGGGATTGGTGGAGGCAATCGTGCCTGCGGCCGCTTCGGGGTTTCGGGATGCTGCTGCCTTTGCAATCCTCTTTCTGGTGCTGCTTGTGCGCCCCCAAGGGCTATTGGGTCAGCCCCCAGTTGAAAAAGTCTAA
- a CDS encoding Ppx/GppA phosphatase family protein: MTTPMTAEQHLHLWRPVNLSDRILAAIDVGTNSIHMVVVQIQPSLPSFKIIATEKDMVRLGERCQITGQLTEEAMQRAIATLRRCRELATGLKAEEMIGVATSAVREAPNGREFLERVKKETGLTIDLISGEEEARRIYLGVLSGLEFNGKPHIIIDIGGGSTELILGDGHEPRCLSSTKVGAVRLTDLFVKSDPISDQDYIALRAYVRGMLDRAVEDLRQQLGPHEKPQLVGTSGTIESLMMIHTCDRLGTCPPSLRGYELTLEDLKALLAKLRRLNFNQRCQLLGMSERRAEIIVAGAVILAEAMEMLGQSSLITCDRALREGIIVDWMLTHGLIEDRLRYQSSVRQRSTYSLAQKFHVNLASSERVANFALTLFDRTQGILHNWTEAERELLWAAAILHNAGHYVSHSAHHKHSYYLVRHGGLLGYTDTEIEIIANLCRYHRKSPPKKKHENFRQLMGRRERQMVEQLSAILRLASALDRRQIGAVDHITCEWRAPQRQFCLQIHPADPSDRCELEIWSVNYKKEPFESQFSVSLKVELVAARGTVLATAVN; encoded by the coding sequence ATGACAACTCCAATGACGGCTGAACAACATCTCCACCTGTGGCGACCGGTGAACCTCAGCGATCGCATTCTGGCGGCAATTGATGTCGGGACAAACTCAATTCACATGGTGGTGGTGCAAATTCAGCCCAGCTTACCCAGCTTCAAAATCATTGCGACGGAAAAGGATATGGTGCGGCTGGGGGAACGCTGCCAAATTACCGGGCAACTGACGGAAGAGGCCATGCAGCGGGCGATCGCCACCCTGCGGCGCTGTCGCGAATTGGCCACGGGCCTCAAGGCGGAAGAAATGATTGGCGTGGCCACGAGTGCCGTGCGCGAAGCCCCCAATGGTCGCGAGTTTTTAGAGCGGGTCAAAAAAGAGACCGGCCTGACCATTGATCTCATTTCCGGCGAAGAGGAAGCGCGGCGCATCTACTTGGGGGTACTCTCGGGGCTAGAATTCAACGGCAAGCCCCACATCATCATAGACATTGGGGGTGGCTCCACGGAGTTAATTCTTGGCGATGGCCATGAACCTCGTTGCCTCAGTAGTACCAAGGTGGGGGCTGTGCGCCTGACGGATTTATTTGTCAAAAGTGATCCCATTAGCGATCAAGACTACATTGCCCTGCGTGCCTATGTGCGGGGAATGTTGGATCGCGCTGTGGAGGACCTGCGGCAGCAGCTCGGCCCCCATGAAAAACCGCAATTGGTGGGTACCTCAGGCACCATTGAAAGCCTGATGATGATTCACACCTGCGATCGCCTTGGTACTTGCCCCCCCTCTCTACGGGGCTATGAACTCACCCTTGAGGACTTGAAAGCTCTGCTGGCCAAATTGCGGCGGCTCAACTTTAACCAACGCTGTCAACTCTTGGGGATGTCGGAGCGGCGAGCGGAAATTATTGTTGCGGGGGCAGTAATTCTCGCTGAGGCCATGGAGATGCTTGGCCAAAGCAGCCTGATCACCTGCGATCGCGCCCTGCGGGAAGGCATCATTGTGGATTGGATGCTGACCCACGGACTGATTGAAGACCGCCTGCGCTATCAAAGCTCCGTCCGCCAGCGCAGTACCTACAGTTTGGCGCAAAAATTCCACGTCAATCTGGCCAGCAGTGAACGGGTGGCCAATTTTGCCCTAACCCTGTTTGATCGCACCCAAGGGATTCTCCACAACTGGACAGAAGCAGAACGGGAACTCCTCTGGGCAGCGGCCATTCTCCACAATGCCGGCCACTACGTCAGCCATTCCGCCCACCATAAACATTCCTACTACCTTGTGCGCCACGGCGGCTTACTCGGCTACACTGATACGGAAATTGAAATCATTGCCAACCTCTGTCGCTATCACCGCAAAAGCCCCCCCAAGAAAAAGCATGAAAACTTCCGTCAATTGATGGGACGGCGAGAACGGCAAATGGTCGAGCAACTCAGTGCCATTCTACGGCTGGCTTCGGCCTTGGATCGGCGACAAATTGGGGCCGTGGATCACATTACCTGTGAGTGGCGCGCTCCGCAGCGACAGTTTTGCCTGCAGATCCATCCGGCAGATCCTAGCGATCGCTGTGAGTTGGAAATTTGGAGTGTCAACTACAAAAAAGAACCCTTTGAAAGCCAATTTAGCGTCAGCTTGAAGGTGGAATTAGTGGCCGCCAGGGGCACGGTTCTAGCTACAGCAGTGAATTAG
- a CDS encoding GNAT family N-acetyltransferase — protein sequence MSFWKSLFNSQPTASTTTTSPSLGSPVERDNGSESKIIFSKEKDIDVYELEELCDAVGWSRRPIRKVKKAIQHSFLVISMWEQRGAYRRLIGFSRATSDHAFNATIWDVVVHPEFQGRGLGKELMRQIIKELRSEDISNITLFADPHVVDFYRQLGFRPDPEGIKGMFWYPNSR from the coding sequence ATGAGCTTCTGGAAATCGCTGTTCAATTCACAACCGACTGCCAGCACTACCACGACGTCCCCTAGTTTAGGTTCTCCGGTAGAGCGGGACAATGGCAGCGAAAGCAAAATTATTTTTAGCAAAGAAAAAGATATTGATGTCTATGAACTAGAAGAACTTTGTGATGCTGTCGGCTGGTCGCGCCGTCCGATTCGTAAGGTGAAAAAAGCAATTCAGCACAGCTTTTTGGTGATCTCAATGTGGGAGCAGCGGGGTGCCTATCGTCGTCTGATTGGCTTTTCCCGTGCCACCTCTGACCATGCCTTCAATGCCACGATTTGGGATGTAGTGGTGCATCCAGAATTTCAGGGGCGCGGTCTGGGCAAGGAGCTGATGCGGCAGATTATCAAAGAACTGCGCAGCGAGGACATCAGCAACATTACCCTCTTTGCCGATCCCCATGTGGTGGACTTTTACCGTCAGTTGGGTTTTCGCCCCGATCCCGAGGGGATTAAGGGAATGTTTTGGTACCCCAATTCCCGCTAG